The following DNA comes from Apis cerana isolate GH-2021 linkage group LG14, AcerK_1.0, whole genome shotgun sequence.
ATTGGGTATAGAAATCAaactattatatcattaaatgaagaaaattattttaaataaaaaatcattttcacgtTGCTTATTCCTTTTTAGGTTCCTGTTTTATGCCTGTTACTTTACGTTTGCACGTCTATGGTCGGTATGTTGACTATTCCATGGACTATGACGGCCGAATTGTTCCCAACCGAGATCCGAGGAATCGCCCATTCCATTAGTTATTCCATAGCCAATTTACTCATGTTTTCTGCTCTGCAGAGTTACAGAAGTTTACAAGATTTTCTGGGTGGTATGTGCACAATATTTTACGAATGAACACATGTATCTCCATcatcatttatacatttttatacaatcGCAGGATCTCATACCGTGCAATGGTTTTTCGCTGGCGTTTCGTTAGCAGCCGTCGTTTTCGTATGGCTGTTACTTCCAGAGACTCATGGTAAAAAACTCTCCGAGATCGAGGAGTATTTCCAAAATCATTTCCTAGCTGTGGGAGCTGAAGCAAAGACAAGGAAACGAAGAAGACAAAGAAGAGCGCAGCGAAACGCCAAATCGTCCGCTACGCAACCATTGAATCCTAAAACTATACAAAAcgtgtaaatttttcttccatgaGGCTGGAATCGTAAGATACAAAGAATTCCTAGCCAGAGCGTACGTATAACGTATACTCTATACATGACACACAAATTATCTTTTAGTTCAAAGTTGTTACCcttgtaaaagataaaatacgcgcccaaatttttataaattatatcgatttactttaatattgttaagatTGTTAGCATTTCGAAAAGTTAAAAGCGAGAGGCAGGAAAAGGAATCGAAAGTATGTATGAAAAAGGacgaaaggaaggagagaaaaagagagtgtgtgtgagagagaaagataggaATGTTACGATTACGAAACTGTGTAGTTTCATACTTAAATAACTTGCTTTCACTTAAATAatcgcaagaaaaaaaaaatatgaactgAGGAAAAAATTGAGGATTCTCAATATCGAAGGTAATTctcattgattatatatatattatatattacaaaatcagACTTcgtttattactaattttgaaggaaaattttaaaaacgaatattcaaaGAATGATACAAGCAAAATGAATTCGCAGATTTCTGCAATCGttgaattacatttattttgcgATATAGCCTCAAGATCCAAATGCTTGCACGTGTGAATTAGTATATAAATGCGTATACAGCaggaaagataattaataatacgcaCGGCACGCAATGTGATATTGCCAAGAAAACTAGATGGAAATTTGTACCAAAAATTAGCAAACGATTTTAGGCGAGATATAAAACAGTATTATACAGTTGATTTGATACAGCCTTCCATATAAAATATGGATGACCGTAGAAGATGacgataaaaagatttttgtcGAGAAATGCTGAGTATGTGCCTaagataatcttttttctattgtaCATTGTCTCGCGAAACATCTATACGTTTGCCGTTTTCAGGCAGGCATAGCATTCCTTTTGGAAATCAACTTGTTAACAACAATGctgtgattaaataatatttacaaagaaaattcatataaCGTGAAGTGCAGTATTCCGTTTTGCCTGCGAAGCGtaccatttaaaaaataaatagtatcaAAGCGCAGGCGCTGCGTAAATCACTAACGCCATCTATCGATTCGTTCAAatttatggattttttttagtGACATCCATCgtctatctattatttttaaactatagaTAGATCTAATATTACGATCGTCACTTTTTGTACGACTTTTTTGTCACGTTTAATGTTTGTGCTGATATATAcatcattttttatgatatttttataccgAATCGTGTTTTCTTCTAATGGTTTAAAACAAATCGTGAACCAAACGTATAAATGTACTTTTTACAAGTTCATTGACCGCCGTCgtacttttattaaatgtgaTAGTCGTAATCAATGGACCAGATCGAACGTCCGATGTATCTTAAAGTGCCGAATAGATgctcgataataattatacgaaatcgatcaaattgatcaattgattgatttttatcatcgaaatTCAGCTTGTCcattcttagaaaaaaaaaattactacaaattattaaagatacaaTCAAATTCTCGATGAAAGTTATCGTGATAATGATAAGACGAAAAGATAAGCTATTAAtctcatattaaaaaacacgTATATTGTGCGTTAGtttcatttagaaaaaaattttgaaatattatatatatatatatatcgagattGGTTCGACAAGTGCCTTTCTTTTTTGtcgatttattttgtaatataggTATGCGTGAATATACGAACAGAGTAGAGTTTATGCGAATGTACTTTGtatcgtattatatatacatatagtatgCTTGTATTCTTcggttatacatatatgtgtacatacatatatacttacATCTATATGtaccattataatatttcgtagaatgtttctaataaaatcgtatttttGGAAACcacaaaaaattgtaaatttagttaaaaataaccattcataataaaatggaaacaaTTGATTATCAaacatttgaatgaaaattataacttgTCAATTtggatatgaattaaaaaaaattacgaagaaTATCGAACGTCAAAAAATTttgcactattttaaaatttgctacattattataataattataataataattatttcataaataattttttaagtattttttgtatatattacaaaCTACTTTATATCGAAAGTAATTTGAACGTAATAGTGAAATTtcagtaattataaattctaaacgttgatcgatcgatgtgaattatgaaaatatttgtatctactgacatttcgataaaattataatagaaattaatattatcacaaatgagttaattttatttataaaaaatatatgttgaaataatttttaaataaaaaaaatataattaaaaaaattttttaaacgtgtagaaaaataaatataaaaatatacacgtaATTTAGGGtagtttaaatgaatataaattcaaatttgaaagtATACGACAATTGGCTTTATTTTGACGCGAATTCGTCaattaaggaataaaaattaaatacgagTTTGAATTACATGTGTTTCATAAATGTACGCATacgtatatatgatataagatcgacatttaataataaaatagtcaGACAAAATATCgcaacaaaataatgaaattgtttatttatgattttttgctGCAGTATCGCATATTAATTCTGTCAATCTTGATTTTATTCTATGTATCGAATCTTATCGAATgactgatatttttttatatcgactAGTGCGCCTTGACAACTCGAAGTTTTTCTAATTgaagatatttcgaaaaaagataaaagtacaAAAAAGTTAAACTACAAagttaatatatgattaatagttaatacttttcaaatttcatttattgacAGACATATGAAGCAATCGACTATTTTTCtcgcatataaaatatagtctCTACTACTAATAAGATTagcatattaaatatgtatatcggCGATTGAGatagtttttgttttttattctttttttcaatgatttccTTTTCGCgggaaatcgaaagaaaattcacagtcgaagaatttcatatattaaaaggTATTTACATCTGTGCGTGCAATAAGTAtcaaagtaatatattaacagAATTAATAGCTATGTCTGCGGTGCAAAAATTTATCCTATTTAATTTAGTCGTACTTAAATGAATAACGTACAAAGCGAAGAATCGGCACAGTTTggcaataataatgataataataataaaaataataatattaataataccgAATACCAAAACAACTCCTTTCTCCATacatagaatatagaaaaagaaaaaatttctataatttcatttttatacgcCAATTATGTTATTGACGTCACACGTAAAAGCgtatatcatttttacatCGCAATGATTTCTTACAATAGAAATGTCCGTgcttaattatttccatttaatcgtttgtaacaattaaaatatgtttcatttttaacattatggGACACAATAAGCACGGACATTGATATAGAAATTCTTGtgatgatctttttttttgaattacaataaattatgctTGTTGttattttcgttcgttttttttttctgtcactgcattaaataaaataaaatagcaaaactatatattgtctgtataacgaataaatgtgattaaattcataatgtaATTTCATCATGATCgtgatgcaaaaaaaaaaaaagtggcaaaaatttcgataatatgccttaattatattcatacctACATATCATACACGcgttagtaaatataatataaatcctgTCAATAATAATGCTCAAAAACTTAACAAAACaagctttcttctttcttctttctttataaacGATCGCGACACTATGCAGAGTCCAGCAGTGCCAAGGTCTGCGTTCTCAGCACGACTAACGCTGCAGGCAGTGACGGTGGCTACCTAATccgtattaatattacattaaattctatattatttaataatatgtatatatatacaggatATATCCGTACACACCAGGTCAAActctaaatctttttttttttttttaaataattacggCAATGACGAATGAATTGCGAAAAGAATATCAACaaacgtaatattaaaaaagtttatattagacAAATTGATATAATCACACTAAATCCTACACATATCTCCACTTGTTTCCTTCATTGAAAATTCCAAGTTGTATTGTAAAACTTCCTACCGATTTCCCGTGAATGAAAAACCATTTATCCTGTCTATAATCAAATCGCAATTGGTAAAAACGATTCGCGTCCATACAATTCATTTTACGACTACcacaatttatgaaaatagacaTGATTACATTCTTAAACGATGTCGATGATACATGTATCAATCCACGAAAACTGGCATTCTTCGTGTTCTACGATAAAATAGCAAAATGAACACGAATATTGTTGAGATAATCcgaatctttttttactttttttcttctttttttctatcgtaATAACGAATGAGAAACTTTTATCTTGATCACTTAATCACTGTCCATTTTACGCAACATCAGCAAATACAGGAGTTTTCTAGCTACTTGCACTATAATCACTTTAACGAtagctttttctcttttttacaaGAAGATGAAAGACGATCCCCGAACATATCTTGTTCTGACGACGCCAAAGGCACCAAGTAAAAGAAATAACCTGACTACTCGAACGTTTGAATCCAATTGCTTTCCTGTCGCACATTACCATTTTTTGGCACTATTTGGCCacctattaaaaatcaaaacacATTATCACGTGTTTTATTATGTCGAGTTAGGTGTGAATcgtatttataactttaatcTCACAAAGATTTATACGTCAACTTAATTTATAGTACTTGtatctttgaagaaaaatttatgaatggtcaagtttaaaatatgcaatatctatttcttttttgcctttaatattgtaatggttcactttcaatgaaattattctgTTATTTCATCCTACTAGTAAGAAAAGACGAAAtgatctatgtatatatatatatatatatacatatatatatacacatatatgtatatatatatgtatatatatgtatgtataattttatccttatataaataaaacaaaaaacgaCAATGGCACAGAATGTTACTAAACTTGTTACGTTAGCTTTGATTTAgcattcgtttaattattggCAACGTGacgaatagtttaaatattaacgtTAGTTTCGAATATCATTCCCTTAATCATTCCTACTCTAGTTTTGCTGATTTCGTCGCATCTCTCATTCATTCTACACATTCTCTCCGTTTCTTTCTCACAGACTCTgtgttcaaatattattcttgttttttttttttttcgagaaaacttCTGAACTTTATCTCGTCTGCATCTCTTGGGTCATTGTGCGTCCTTGGAAACTGACTAGCACGTAGattttgaacaaataaattcattatgtCTTTTTCGACATTTCGacttatacgtgtatataaaaGCTCCCGTGACAATCGTATTATGCATACATGTAATCATTAACAAATACGATACTCGCGAGAATCCTGTCTCGTTAATGCTGAaatgcgaaaaaaatattttatatgaaatttattcattatcacTGTTCGTACAGAGCCGATACCAAATATAACGCCCATTCTCGTCTTGATATTACCGAGTCTTTATTTCCCTTCCAACTTATTCATTGCAAAGTGCACAGCAAAATTTATTGCCACGTGCAATAGTATTAGCGATGTTTGTAAATCGGCGAACAAgcgtataatgtatttttatacaatgctTTCGGTACCGTTATAATTGGCAATTCACGTCCATTCTGCTTACAAAATATGAGTCTCTCGGCAGTGATGTCGCACTGTCTTCTCATACTTTCAATTAGATCGAGtcgacatttaaattatttggaatCACATTCCTATTAAATCATCGCAATCAACTCTAAAAGATGCACAACAATACACTGAGATacctaaatatatacaatatcctAACGAATAGcgaacaaaatttaaagtatacaAAATCACAAAGTGAACAAGAGGCACGATACTATTCTTTATGAGCTGCATAACATACGgaggagttttttttttttttttttttaaagcttttcttctttctttcataaGAAACGACGCTGCAActtaatatcaaaatgtaacgtatcaataaaaaatatatatattatgactGGAGAAATCTTACATCTAAAGCAATTCTCTCATTGCAATAGGTATAAATTTTTGGTAAACAAAACAATATGCATAAATAACTTGTATACTACCTGCTTTTGTGCAACATCACTGTCAGGAGGTCAGGTATGTCGCACACACCTTGCCGTGAAATCATGCAGATCAGTCTATCATATTGAAAAACATCGACTTGTATTGTTCTATCGTTCGATGATAGTTGTCACGGATTGGACTTACTAAGGAAGCTAACCAGCATTCGTTCATGTCTTGCACTCAAACGAGCAAACCTTTTAAGTATCGCGATCCTAAGTGTCGCGGAATTTGGTGTTAGTTAATTTTTGCTATTGCTACGTGGACTTGCTGGTTGACTGTTCGCTTGTTGCGCGCGttgtatataaatgtttaaaagctTCAATTTGCTGGTATATAAACAACTGAGATGAGGTTTCAACAACTCTTCACCAACTGCCAAGTGTATTGCTACCATACAGAATACAGCACTTTTGCGTACTGCGCTTTCAGTATCATCATATGCCTGtacaaagatataatattgtatattataataaaaaaatctatttttagaatatatttgaactCACTTTGATAAGACCAGGCATAACTTTTGATAAATGAGGTTCTATTGCATCACGACCCCAATGTTCCACAACCTTATGAAGCATTTTTATTGCACCCATATTCAAGGGATATGGTTCAGTAGTTATTATAGTTGATACTAAGTGAATAACTTGTTCTGGTTTTAAAACCATTGCTATCGTTGCAGCACATTTTTCCGCCATCCATAGAACCtaatagaatgaaaatattaacaatcgtTTATAtactatgaaattaatttatatacttactgGAGATCTGGAATTACTGCTACTGGAAGAATCTTGTTTTTGATCATCTAACTTATACGCGTTAATCACTTTTAAAACCAGTAATTCAGGATAAACAGAAAAACTATCTACAAGTTCCGTACATTTAAGCATATCAATTAGAGTTTGAAGTACTTCTACTTGCATCTTCTTACTATCGTTAGTCAAACTATCTAATAATGTTTTGAGCAGTTTTCTAGATaaagacaaataattaaaattctcatattttaatgatataatttaaatacttaattatataaataataatacatacttaaaattttgtttaatgtaCAAGGCATCTCCTTCACGAacgtataattgaaattcttgtAATGCTGATACTTTTTCTTCGGTTTGTGTCATTTTAGATTGTAatgttttaatcatattatctaAAACTTCTGGCCTTTTTATCGAATCAGGTGATGAAcctgttataaatatttaatacatgaaACAtacataaatcaatattattatatattgtataactttaaataatgttatatttaccATGCGTTTTATAACCATTATTTTCTTGAGGTAGAATCAGATCTCCTGCAATAGTATCACTTGAACCATTTACTGTAATATTAGTAACAGATCGTCCTCTTTGGGTAGGAGAAGAAACAGAAGATGAACGACCCTAAAAATAAAGCTATTACATCTCAATTACTATAtacttttaagaatattaatagttatttaattaccGAATTGCATAATGTAAGTCcttccattttttcttctacatCAGCCATATTGCTGATTCCACTATCTTTACTAGTAGTTGCTCTTTCCAAACGTTCAAAAccataattttgtatttcagCTGTTGTACGTCTTAATGATCTGTAGAAagtacttaaaaattaaaatgactaaaaattataaataatagaattatcgaCTTAAGAATATCACTCTTACTTATAAACTTCTTCCAAATTTTCATCCGCATTGTCGATATCAGTTTTACCTTTCGAACGAGCTGGTGAGCTCTGTGCTCTAGGAGGCGGAGTTCCAGGAGATGCAGGATTACTCGAACCTGAtgattttcttaaatgatttTGTACTAATGGCAATGCCGCTTcctataatatacatatagaatagatacaaatagaatattcatttattagaaaaatactcTATATGGTAACTAACCTGATAATACTTCGGTAATTCAGCTAATATCATAGTCACTTTTGgaggatttaaattatatagcgATATAACAGCATTTTGTGCATGCCTTCTGACTTCTTGACTTTTAACATCATTCGACCAATCAAGTAACCTTGCTAATGCTGTTCCTGCAGAACTATTAAGTGCAGATGGTTGTGCCGTTTCTGCTATTTGTGTAATAAACATAAGCGTCGCCACTTTTACGCGAGAATTTGGAGTTTGTGTTGGATCTGTTAAATACCTCATTACAGCAGGTAAAAGTTGCTCTCCTGGGAAATATTCTCTGTGAATTcggagaaaaatgaataaatataaaagtctatattaatttcaaaattaataaaaattacagccATTCTTACCTAACAACTTCAAgcgttttatgaatttttgctTGTATCGAACCAAGTAAGTCAGTGcctaatttattcaaaagtcTTGCACATAAAACATAAAGCCAATCGCCAAGATCTTCACTATGAGTAGTTATTAGTTCATTCAATGTATccaaaaataaactaaaaacttTTGTATGAGAATCCATgaacatttttgtaaaaatatccgTTACTTTTCGCAATTCCGTAGCTGTAAGCGTATTTCcgtttgaaagaaaatgttgTAATCCAACTAAACCTTCTTTTCTATCGCCCCAATGTTTATGTGcacaattttctataatttcctTAATATCCTGAAAGTTAaaggattatatatattttctataaatatatgtaatgtaaaaaatttgcccataatataaaaatattttaatgtatttttaatcgagttCTGCtctatttccttttttgaCAAAAGAGTACAGTGTAAGGTATCGaatatgtatgaaataaatgaaagtgaatattaaatttaacaaacctTTGGGATAGACTGATCCCACATATCACGATATAGTCTTTGTTGAGAGCCACTCCATGAGAACGACTAATGGGTAGATGGACGATGGACAGATATGGAGAACAGAACGGCGCATCGCGTTAGTCCAAACCAAACAAATACGCCGCAAAAAAaccaaaagaaaaaaccaGACATGCGTTATCTACAATATAAGATGCTGAAAGCTTCTTTTTTAAGCTTGTGATCTACTACTCTACTCTGTCAAATTcaagaaatagatattttgatatttttcgaatatgaataaatgaaatagaattcagcgaaaattcaaattgtctaattaattgaaaatataatttattttacatgaaataataaattatacacatGAGCACATAGCATGAACTTGtctataattaaaagcaaatatGTTTAAAGCATTTtcaaattgcataaaaaataaaaattctcaaataaaaataatatcgcaagctcttaatttcattgtaaataaattagaaaagcattatttaaataaacaaaataagataagcattatgataaaataagtgTAATGACTGTAATGAATAGTTTGAGTAATGATACAGTaatgaattacatatttataatatgtgaaTAAAGATGTGTATGTTTTaattacatgaaatattttgtgttGGATATTGGATACtctatttttgcattattttaatatattttttattgtgatgagataatgaaataatagctATTCTATTAATAGTGTCCATATCATTCCTTATACTTACATCGTTTGGTCGTCTAAAACTGTCCATACTTCGTTCAGAACATATGCTGCTAGTTTCACTATCATCGCTGTGATCACCTTTTCCTCTTGGTGTTCttgtataattatcaatattttcaaacgtaAGCGCATCCGCCAATGCTGATTCTGCTTCGCGTGATTGTTGCAACATCTTTTGTGCCATGACTGGTCTGGATTGAGGTCTATCCGTTGGAGACATATGTAAACTTCTTCccctatattttatataatattccttATTCGatcaagattaaaattaaacaaaattaacaaaataaatattaccgtATTTTGCTTGCAAAACTTCTGTCCATTCCAAACCTTTGTGGGCTTGGCTCACGACTATTACCGGTACTTCTGATTCCATGTCCAGATAACCGTCTAGGTCTTGCAATTAACGATTCTCCTTCACGATTATAAGTTGCATAACTCAGTCTTGATGATGGCGATCCTGATCTACTGCtagctattatatataacatataaattttattaagtcacatatttctttaaaaaaatgaatttatttatttattttttttttttatgaacttACGTTGAGATTGCGACACTCCAGACATTCGAGTCCTTGTTCTTGCCGTTCTTTCTGGACTAGCAACAGCAGTTGTGTCTGGTGATTTGCTAGGACGTGctaaatgaagaaattataattcatttgaaacacataataaaaacattagaataattgaagattttagCGATAAATACTCACGAAGTGATGCCTTCTGTCTACTCATGTTCGCATACATCATTCTCGCTTTAGCTCTTTGTGCGGCTTGTAAATCTATCGCACTAGTCGACCTAACACTCGAAGTTCCACGATCTGaagaagagattaaaaaaattaaaaattgaaaaaaatttattattcacataTATTAGAAGCAACAGTGCATGTTCTAAGTCATggtgatattttaaaacatcaaACGAGAAGATAACAATTACAATGACTATCAGTGGGTCTTTGGAGGACTGGGATACCAGATTGACGATATGACCGTGGCAAGGACGGCGTTCGTCTGAGTGGGCCATGTGGTTGACCCGAAGTTTGATGCAAATTTTCCGTACTACCttcatatgtttaatataaagagGAGTCACAAAAGCAGCATGAAAAAAAGCgagaagtattttatataccgAATTATTCTATCTTATATTTGTCTCTGCATTTACATCAATACCAATTCTTATCTATTTCAAATAcatatctatttcattttcgataattGAATATGGAGATATACCTGTAACACTCATGACTGGTCTGGATGTTCGTGGACTAACACTGGCTGATCTCGTAACTACATTTAAACTGTTAATGCTACCGCTATTGCTGAGAGACATTAACGAACGTTTATATGCAGTGTCAAGGCTATTGAGCAATGCTTCTGCTTGTTCCGGGAAATGATCTTTGAATGCCCAGTATGATCTGAAAGGATTCGACATACAATctgatatatctttttaataaaggaataataaacaaaaacaacAAGAATATTTACTTCCTAGCAAAAGCTCTCGCTTCCGAATCTGAATCTGCAATACCTTTCTTGATCGTGTCTTGCAATGTAGTCACgtgtttttgtaatatttgagTAGgccatatttgtaaaattagatttagataTTCGCATGAAGCTCGGCGTATGTCTTTACTTTTGTGACTTAAGCATGATGTGATAATTGGCACAAAACGACTGCAATGtgtattttgaagaataaacCTTACTGCTACGGCACCAGCTGTTGCCACAACCTAAATGTGCAAAATCGTCAATGTTTTTCTATGTTATCACAATTGTTCTTCGTCAATATCGACGCTAAATAATTACGAGTCTCACCTTGGCACTATTTTGTATGAGATTCATTAAGGTGAGTAAGACTGCTTCTCCAAAGCTGgcaaacttattttttaactgtTGACTAAGATATGCTAAAGTAATGCATGCCTCCCTTACTACTTGCGATCTAAGATCCGTGCAAGCAACTTCAAAAGGTCTCTGaacattcttcaaattttctaaaaagtttTCGTAATTCGTACCACCTGCGATAATGATTGCtctcaattttttcatctgtaaaagaaaattaatttttagcatatataattcaaatcgaTTGgcattgatattataataatattattttgatacataCACTTTCTGTCCTTTGTTTCCAATCCTTTTTATCATCACCAACGTTAtctcttataattttcatttgctCTTCAAGATCTTTtgcggaaaataaatttacggaTGGCACATCTTCGAATGTTGTAAGGAAAGTTTCTTCATCAACGGCACCAGCTTGAgctgaatatattaattttttttacatatatatatattcatattaatacatatattataatactattttataagatattgcctataacgtttttattttttttatctagaaTACAgaatactaaatattttaaaaaattgtataaatcttgttgaaaaattttaattatatctttaaatttagaacttttatattttaataaaatctttttaaaaaaatgtataacatTTTGTAACACTGAATATACTGAATAtactttatgataatttagaaCACTGTTAAATgagaatgatataaaaagcaaggcaattaaataataattacgagtatatatgtatatatatagcaacTTTATGCTCGCGTGAAATGAGACgcaaataaaagaagataaagcAACATTGAATGAAGGGATTCGTATCAAATATGCATAgtgtattatgaatattagttcgatcgaatttgaaattttttttttgtacttatATCATGATGGAAATTCaacaaaaaggaagaaaaataatacaaaaggtAAAAtcgtttcataaaaaatatcaaaatttgcgAAAAGTCCATCatgatatattacaaaaataatatgccAATGAAGTTTTAGATACCTGATGTCGATTTTACTGACACGTTTCTTTTGACGGTTGTAGCCCTTGGAACCATGGAAGGTGTATTACCAGGCTGAGCTGTCATGCAAGCG
Coding sequences within:
- the LOC108001004 gene encoding CLIP-associating protein 1-A isoform X12, which produces MAVNPRDMDGFMPLLSTTDIKKKLNVGSLLLNYLGDATKSIECQDIGQFIDNIIPWLSNGNPKVVQNGLEILTFLADRMGHDFKPYISTIIQPTIDRLGDSKDATREKAQLVLLKIIEKGCMTPQQLLDRLRPAFNHKNAKLREEALILLTTTLNEHGADEMMLSGVIPSIVKLLSDPSEKVRETALNTLADIYRHVGERLRVDLQRKHNVPQAKLLLLIEKFDQLKAAGDLLPLAMSSDVGKISDETDRAVIKSAPVKRSAAPLKRGQFGPAKTSSSTLAQAGAVDEETFLTTFEDVPSVNLFSAKDLEEQMKIIRDNVGDDKKDWKQRTESMKKLRAIIIAGGTNYENFLENLKNVQRPFEVACTDLRSQVVREACITLAYLSQQLKNKFASFGEAVLLTLMNLIQNSAKVVATAGAVAVRFILQNTHCSRFVPIITSCLSHKSKDIRRASCEYLNLILQIWPTQILQKHVTTLQDTIKKGIADSDSEARAFARKSYWAFKDHFPEQAEALLNSLDTAYKRSLMSLSNSGSINSLNVVTRSASVSPRTSRPVMSVTDRGTSSVRSTSAIDLQAAQRAKARMMYANMSRQKASLPRPSKSPDTTAVASPERTARTRTRMSGVSQSQPSSRSGSPSSRLSYATYNREGESLIARPRRLSGHGIRSTGNSREPSPQRFGMDRSFASKIRGRSLHMSPTDRPQSRPVMAQKMLQQSREAESALADALTFENIDNYTRTPRGKGDHSDDSETSSICSERSMDSFRRPNDSFSWSGSQQRLYRDMWDQSIPKDIKEIIENCAHKHWGDRKEGLVGLQHFLSNGNTLTATELRKVTDIFTKMFMDSHTKVFSLFLDTLNELITTHSEDLGDWLYVLCARLLNKLGTDLLGSIQAKIHKTLEVVREYFPGEQLLPAVMRYLTDPTQTPNSRVKVATLMFITQIAETAQPSALNSSAGTALARLLDWSNDVKSQEVRRHAQNAVISLYNLNPPKVTMILAELPKYYQEAALPLVQNHLRKSSGSSNPASPGTPPPRAQSSPARSKGKTDIDNADENLEEVYKSLRRTTAEIQNYGFERLERATTSKDSGISNMADVEEKMEGLTLCNSGRSSSVSSPTQRGRSVTNITVNGSSDTIAGDLILPQENNGYKTHGSSPDSIKRPEVLDNMIKTLQSKMTQTEEKVSALQEFQLYVREGDALYIKQNFKKLLKTLLDSLTNDSKKMQVEVLQTLIDMLKCTELVDSFSVYPELLVLKVINAYKLDDQKQDSSSSSNSRSPVLWMAEKCAATIAMVLKPEQVIHLVSTIITTEPYPLNMGAIKMLHKVVEHWGRDAIEPHLSKVMPGLIKAYDDTESAVRKSAVFCMVAIHLAVGEELLKPHLSCLYTSKLKLLNIYIQRAQQANSQPASPRSNSKN